The nucleotide sequence CAGCTTCCTCGACGACATCCTCACCGAGACGAGTCCCGAACTGGTGCGGCTCGCCTGCGGCATGGACCAGCTGGCGCAGCGGCTCGCGGCCCGGATCCGGGGGCCGATCTGGCTGGGCCAGCGGGTGTCGGGCTTCGAGGTGGCTCCCGACCACGTCCTCGTACGGCTCGGGGGCGGCCCGTCGCCGGCCGTGCGGCGCTGCGACTACGTGCTGTGCACGGTGCCGTTCTCCGTGCTGCGGAGTCTGACGCTCACCGGTTTCGACGACGACAAGCTCGCGGTGGTGCGGGAGGTGGACTACTGCCCGGCGACGAAGGTCGCCGTCCACGTCCGCGAGCCGTTCTGGGAGCGCGAGGGCATCCGTGGCGGCGCGTCGTTCAGCGGGGGCCGCATCCGGCAGACCTACTACCCGCCCTCCGAGGCCGAGGGGACCACGGATCCCTCGCTGGGCGCGGCGCTGCTCGCGAGCTACACGATCGGCGAGGACGCGGAGCACCTCGGCGCCATGCCGCCCGCGCAGCGGCACCGGACGGTGGTGGAGGAACTAGGGCGGATGCACCCGCAGTTGCTGCGCCGGGGGATGGTGCGGGGCGTGGCGAGTCTCGCCTGGGGCGGGCATCCGTGGACGGCGGGCGGGTGCACGATCCGGTGGGGGCAGGACGCGGCGGCGTGCGAGGAGCAGCGGCGGCGGGCGGTGCGGCCGCAGCACCGGATGTTCTTCGCCGGGGAGCACTGCGCGAGCGAACCGGCGTGGATCGAGGGCGCGGTGGAGTCGGCGCTCGAAGCGGTGACGCTGATCGCCCGGCACGCGCCGGGCCGTGGCGTCGTGGAGCCGGCCGGACTGGAGGCGGCGTGAGCGTCTTCGATCTGCCCCGGCTGTACTTCGGGGGAACGGCCGTGACGCGGCTTCCCACGGGGCCGCGCGGCGGCCTGGTGGACCTGGCGGGCAACACGGCCCTCAGGGGCGCCTCCCCCGGCCCCGGACAGTCCGGGCGCGTGGCCCCCTTCGGGGTGGACGGGCCCGCCGGGGAGTACCACGAGCACCTCGCCGCGCACGGCGCGCGCGGCGAGCACTTCTCCGGGAACGGCCACTTCCTCTTCGACGCCCGGGTGACCGGTGTGCAGCGGGTCGACGGGTCCGCCGTGGACACGGCGGACCCGGTGGTGGGCCGGGCCGTCGACCTGTGGGGGCACTACAACCCCTATCTGGGGACGACGGTGAACCGGGCCCGGGTCTTCGACGTCGACCCCGCGTCCGCGTGGACGACGACGGTGATGGGCGGGCAGTTCGCCTTCGGGCGGGAGGGACGTTCGCACGACGCCGGGTATCTGTGCGTGGGGGACGTGACCGGTTTCATGCCGCCCCGGTGGCACGGCTTCACGCCGGTGTGCCGGACGCTGCACCAGTTCGCGATCGAGGCCGGGGAGGCCCTGGAGTGGCCGGCCGGTTCGGCGGACTCCCCCGCCGTGCGGGCCCTGCGGGCGGCCGCCGAGGTCCGGGAGGGCGGCGGTCTGCTCGTCCAGTTCACCCTGGAGCGGCGGGTCACGGAGGGGGAGCCGGCCGCGCCGGACGCCCCCGGCGTGTGGCAGCTGCGGGGCACGGTCGCGCCCTGGCACCCTGACGAGCCGCGCACCCATCCGGCGGGCCGGCTCCTCGTCCCGCACGGGCGGATCGGTGACGCGCGCGGGAACCCGTGCACCGTTCGGGTCTCCCCCGCCGGCGTGTCCTTCAATTGGCCCTTCACAGAAGGGAACCGGCCCCCGGACGCGGGGCGGGAGCCCGGTGTCGTGGAGCTGCGGACCGCCCGCTCGGACCTGCTGGTCGCCGTCCTGCCCGACGGCGTGCCCGACGGCCCGTCCGGGGGCGGGACGGTGGTCTCCGTGCCGGCGGACTCGCCCGAGGCGGTGAGCCGGGCCGAGCAGGAGGGCCTGGTCCTGGTGCGGGCGGCGCACGGCACCGGGGCGGCCACGGTGCTGCTGCGGGAACGGGAGACCGTCGTGCTGACCGACGAGGCCTGTCTGATCCTGGAGCACCCGGACGCCGAGCGGGGCGACGAGCACGCGGTCGAGGTCCCGGTGCGGACCTTCCTGCGGGGCCGCCCCGCGCCGCTCGACACCGTCGTCGTCCGCCAGTACCCCAATCCGCGTGCCCTGCCGCTGGATCCGGTCGCCTCGGCGCCGGAGGCCCGCTGCGGGGACGTGGAGGTGGTACGGCTCCGGGCGGGCCGGACCGCCGGGGAGAAGCCCGTGACGGACGGGACGGGGACGGCGGGGGCCTCCTGCCGGCTGGCCACGGACGGGCGCGGGCGCGGCTGGTTCACCGTCTCCGGGGCCCGGGCGGGAACGGCCCGTTTGCTCCTCGCCGCGCGGCCGGAGGAAGTGCCGCCCACCGATCCGGCGGCCCCCGG is from Streptomyces venezuelae ATCC 10712 and encodes:
- a CDS encoding flavin monoamine oxidase family protein; amino-acid sequence: MQTTTVMQSRPVPRARRRTRANSTVSVVGAGMAGLVAAYELERLGFRVEVIEGSRRLGGRVHTHRFGAAEGAPFVELGAMRIPTGHHRTMHYVEHLGLADQVRPFTTLLSEENAFLATSTGHVRLRDAPRALIADVRASLPGAPYREETVVFGAWLAAVVDAVAPPGLRTGLRADLARNLLDLVEEVDLSPHLLGHAKDRIDVHGLFAAHPGIRAGCGDRLNSFLDDILTETSPELVRLACGMDQLAQRLAARIRGPIWLGQRVSGFEVAPDHVLVRLGGGPSPAVRRCDYVLCTVPFSVLRSLTLTGFDDDKLAVVREVDYCPATKVAVHVREPFWEREGIRGGASFSGGRIRQTYYPPSEAEGTTDPSLGAALLASYTIGEDAEHLGAMPPAQRHRTVVEELGRMHPQLLRRGMVRGVASLAWGGHPWTAGGCTIRWGQDAAACEEQRRRAVRPQHRMFFAGEHCASEPAWIEGAVESALEAVTLIARHAPGRGVVEPAGLEAA